In the genome of Ignavibacteriales bacterium, one region contains:
- a CDS encoding PorV/PorQ family protein, translating to MFYNFTKILKISLLSLLLVVEVFAGGGKRNGTAGAQELLIPIGARGLALNGAYIAGLEGIESIYYNPAGVGFSKNSTEAMFSHMNYIADIGFSFAAVTSNFEGFGTLGFSVRTLEFGDIPVTTEENPYGTGATFSPTFVTLGITYANALTDRIRVGLNVNLVTEKIMRTSATGVSFDVGVQYNGIAEVDGLKLGIVLKNFGPQMKFSGPDLIRTANDQYSLRGEQFYVIDAATFELPSQLELGLAYERRFEQDYKIILASSFQNNNFSNDEYKLAGEFAFQDMVFLRGGYSYAPEAETDQETIFGPTFGAGFNVNAGIDVTVDYAYRWARYFDANHMFAIKLGF from the coding sequence ATGTTTTACAACTTTACAAAAATCCTAAAAATATCCCTGTTATCACTTCTATTGGTGGTTGAGGTATTTGCAGGAGGAGGAAAACGAAATGGAACAGCTGGTGCTCAGGAATTATTAATTCCTATCGGCGCCAGAGGTTTAGCATTGAATGGTGCCTATATAGCTGGACTAGAGGGCATCGAGTCTATTTATTATAACCCGGCTGGTGTTGGGTTTAGCAAAAACAGCACAGAAGCGATGTTCTCGCATATGAACTATATCGCCGATATTGGCTTCTCATTTGCAGCAGTTACATCAAATTTCGAAGGCTTCGGTACACTTGGATTCAGTGTTCGTACACTTGAATTCGGGGATATACCGGTCACAACAGAAGAGAACCCATACGGTACTGGCGCTACATTTTCACCGACTTTTGTTACTTTAGGAATAACATATGCAAATGCTCTGACTGATCGGATTAGAGTTGGTTTGAATGTTAATCTTGTAACTGAAAAAATTATGAGAACCAGCGCTACCGGTGTATCGTTTGATGTTGGAGTTCAGTATAACGGAATTGCCGAAGTTGATGGATTAAAATTAGGTATTGTACTAAAGAATTTTGGACCTCAGATGAAATTCAGCGGACCTGATCTGATTCGAACAGCAAACGATCAGTATAGCCTTCGAGGTGAACAATTTTATGTAATTGATGCTGCGACATTCGAATTACCATCGCAATTAGAATTAGGTTTGGCTTATGAGAGAAGATTTGAACAGGATTACAAAATCATTCTTGCCTCATCATTTCAGAACAATAACTTTTCAAATGATGAGTATAAGCTTGCAGGTGAATTTGCTTTTCAGGATATGGTTTTCTTGAGAGGCGGATATTCCTATGCACCTGAAGCTGAAACTGATCAAGAAACTATTTTTGGTCCGACGTTCGGTGCCGGGTTTAACGTAAATGCAGGAATCGATGTTACAGTCGATTATGCTTACCGTTGGGCTAGGTACTTTGATGCTAATCATATGTTTGCAATTAAACTTGGTTTTTAA
- a CDS encoding GWxTD domain-containing protein translates to MKKILYITLLLSYNLFSQSLFKVDFDYSRFNYDEKNGFLEIYYSFFIPSMAISTVDSSQTVRGILQVNISDINGNSFVNQPYQFNNEIKNDSGQEGQKKLTGSLGFILPFGKYFCYLKAADGIDTTRVDTISFEVNLQSPPSEYFSMSDLQLASSIKESNNTGSVFYKNTYEVIPNASGIFGEQLPIVFFYSELYNTNVDVRAEHLLVEHLLLNAGNQLIQKKTKRLPRKTSSIVEVGAINITKLPTGTYNIVLSVRDSIKNVAVYATKKLFIYNPSVVDTSSFVITDQGASMSEFAVMSDEELDDAFGYSRYIATDKEIDQWKSLTNSEGKKTFLYNFWKGRDSDPSTPGNEFKKEYDRRVITANQEFATIQKKGWKTDRGKVFISVGKPSEIERYPNQTDTKPYEIWHYNEIEGGVIFVFTDLTGFSDYQLIHSTMRGELRDDNWMRRIMIQ, encoded by the coding sequence ATGAAAAAGATATTATACATTACCTTACTGCTGAGTTACAATTTATTCTCACAGAGTTTATTTAAAGTTGACTTTGACTATTCCAGATTTAACTACGATGAGAAAAATGGTTTTCTTGAAATTTATTATTCCTTCTTTATTCCCAGCATGGCAATATCGACAGTGGATTCTTCACAAACTGTCAGAGGAATACTTCAGGTCAATATTTCAGATATTAACGGTAATTCGTTTGTTAATCAACCGTATCAATTCAACAATGAGATTAAAAATGATTCAGGACAGGAGGGACAAAAGAAACTGACAGGATCCCTGGGTTTCATTCTTCCATTCGGAAAATATTTTTGTTATTTAAAAGCCGCAGATGGTATTGATACAACAAGAGTTGATACAATTTCGTTCGAGGTAAATTTGCAGAGTCCTCCATCTGAATATTTTTCCATGAGTGACCTTCAACTTGCTTCTTCAATCAAGGAAAGTAATAATACTGGTTCTGTATTTTACAAAAATACTTATGAGGTTATTCCAAATGCCAGCGGAATATTTGGTGAACAACTTCCCATTGTATTTTTTTATTCTGAATTATACAATACTAACGTAGATGTCAGGGCTGAACATCTACTGGTTGAACATTTATTGCTTAACGCAGGGAATCAATTAATTCAAAAGAAAACAAAAAGATTACCAAGGAAGACCAGCTCCATTGTGGAGGTCGGCGCAATAAACATTACAAAACTGCCAACTGGCACCTATAATATTGTGCTTTCGGTACGTGATAGTATAAAAAATGTTGCGGTATATGCTACTAAAAAACTTTTTATTTATAATCCATCTGTGGTGGATACTTCATCTTTTGTAATTACGGATCAAGGCGCCAGTATGAGTGAATTTGCAGTTATGTCAGATGAAGAATTGGATGATGCCTTTGGGTATTCAAGGTACATTGCAACTGATAAGGAAATTGATCAATGGAAGTCACTAACAAATTCTGAAGGTAAAAAAACTTTCCTGTATAATTTTTGGAAGGGGAGGGATTCTGATCCCTCTACGCCGGGTAATGAATTTAAAAAAGAATATGACAGAAGAGTAATAACAGCAAATCAGGAATTCGCAACTATTCAAAAAAAAGGATGGAAAACGGACAGAGGCAAGGTATTTATTTCTGTGGGCAAGCCTAGTGAGATTGAACGTTATCCCAACCAAACAGACACTAAGCCATACGAAATTTGGCATTACAATGAAATTGAAGGCGGGGTAATATTTGTCTTCACTGATTTGACAGGTTTTTCGGATTATCAACTCATACATTCAACAATGAGAGGTGAATTACGGGATGATAATTGGATGAGACGAATAATGATCCAATAG
- a CDS encoding lysophospholipid acyltransferase family protein, which translates to MKNILEYILFILLANFYSLIGLKTARRFAPMISRFFFFIIPIRRKTVIENLTNAFPEYSSDKIKTIAYESYKSFSLALVELFCVKKMSRQELENAVNCPGRNLINEKYDDGKGLILLSAHFGNWEYVALSVSAQVKKTFNVVVKSQRNPYVNNWMNDIRTKWENKIIPLGASIRQVYSALKDKKIVAMVADQRGPVDGIRVNFFGRKVSVYPGPAILAIKTGAPIIYGLTVRQKDQNYFTELVEIDTQNLSGTEDEKVTELCQRHMSYLESMIRKYPEQWLWMHKLWKY; encoded by the coding sequence GTGAAAAATATTCTTGAATACATACTCTTTATTCTTCTTGCGAATTTTTATTCATTGATTGGATTAAAAACTGCGAGAAGATTTGCCCCGATGATTTCCCGTTTTTTTTTCTTCATCATCCCCATCAGAAGAAAAACGGTAATTGAAAATCTCACAAATGCTTTCCCTGAATATTCTTCAGACAAAATAAAAACCATCGCGTATGAAAGTTATAAAAGTTTTTCACTGGCTTTAGTTGAGCTCTTCTGTGTTAAAAAAATGAGCAGACAGGAATTGGAGAACGCGGTTAACTGTCCCGGCAGAAATTTAATAAATGAAAAGTATGATGATGGTAAAGGTCTGATACTTTTGTCTGCACACTTTGGAAATTGGGAATATGTCGCTCTTTCAGTTAGTGCTCAGGTTAAAAAGACTTTTAATGTTGTTGTAAAAAGCCAGCGTAATCCTTACGTTAATAATTGGATGAATGACATAAGAACTAAATGGGAAAATAAAATCATTCCTTTAGGTGCTTCGATAAGACAGGTTTATTCAGCACTTAAGGATAAAAAAATTGTTGCAATGGTTGCTGACCAGCGCGGACCTGTTGACGGCATTCGCGTAAATTTTTTTGGAAGAAAAGTTTCTGTTTATCCCGGACCTGCAATCCTGGCTATCAAAACCGGCGCACCGATTATTTATGGACTTACAGTCAGACAGAAGGATCAAAACTATTTTACTGAACTTGTAGAAATTGATACACAAAATCTTTCAGGCACAGAGGATGAAAAAGTGACTGAGCTTTGCCAGAGACATATGTCATATCTTGAATCAATGATCAGAAAATATCCTGAACAATGGTTATGGATGCACAAATTATGGAAGTATTAA
- a CDS encoding glycosyltransferase family 9 protein: protein MQSKKILVIQTAFIGDAILTLPLIQKLKSRFPESLIDVIAIPKTEEIFQSSSYVNEVIILDKRGTHKSISSILKFSKFIKEKKYDAIYSPHRSVRSAFIVMQSGVKETFGFNTSSWLHVYRTLAEYDINKHEVERNFSLLGLSPEEDWRILPEIKADQKISEKINSLIIEKSLSQGFVAIAPGSVWKTKRYPKENFKKIIFELNKNNIKVVLIGGSDDADLCDQLNDTGNTISFAGQLSVIESIELLKHASLLITNDSAPTHMGMAADIPVLTLYCSTVPGFGFFPYNKKSKSISFDELKCKPCGIHGYEACPLKHFDCGIKLTPDLVMKEALQLLDINRE from the coding sequence ATGCAATCAAAAAAAATACTTGTTATACAAACTGCTTTTATTGGTGATGCAATTCTTACACTTCCATTAATCCAAAAATTGAAATCCCGTTTTCCTGAATCACTTATTGATGTCATCGCAATCCCAAAAACTGAAGAGATATTTCAATCATCAAGTTATGTTAACGAAGTAATTATCCTGGACAAGAGAGGAACGCACAAATCAATTTCCTCAATATTAAAATTTTCAAAGTTCATTAAAGAAAAAAAGTATGATGCAATTTATTCTCCGCACAGGTCTGTACGATCTGCATTTATTGTGATGCAATCTGGAGTTAAGGAAACTTTTGGTTTCAATACAAGCAGCTGGCTGCACGTTTACAGAACTTTAGCTGAGTATGATATCAATAAACATGAAGTCGAAAGAAATTTTTCTCTTTTGGGATTATCACCTGAAGAAGATTGGAGAATATTACCTGAAATAAAAGCAGATCAAAAAATTTCAGAGAAAATAAATTCACTGATTATTGAAAAATCATTATCACAAGGTTTTGTTGCAATTGCTCCCGGGAGTGTGTGGAAAACAAAACGTTATCCAAAAGAGAATTTTAAGAAAATTATTTTTGAGCTAAATAAAAATAATATAAAAGTTGTTCTCATTGGCGGTTCAGATGATGCAGACTTATGTGATCAACTCAATGATACAGGAAACACAATTTCATTCGCAGGTCAGTTATCTGTAATTGAATCGATTGAACTGCTTAAACACGCTTCATTATTGATAACAAATGACAGTGCCCCGACTCATATGGGAATGGCTGCGGATATTCCTGTATTGACATTATACTGCTCTACAGTTCCCGGATTTGGATTTTTCCCTTACAACAAAAAAAGTAAGTCCATATCTTTTGATGAACTGAAATGTAAACCTTGCGGTATTCATGGATACGAAGCTTGTCCCTTAAAACATTTTGATTGCGGGATAAAATTAACACCTGATTTGGTGATGAAAGAAGCACTTCAGCTCTTAGATATAAACCGCGAATAA
- a CDS encoding glycosyltransferase family 39 protein, whose product MKKDIKKSNKKINKTKSDKFQSERSVPKINLLYVIIVVGFLLRLGLLLEVNNSPFGKTLFSDSQIYFDNAAKMLKNGSFFGAEVFYMSPLYTYLLALLQYIFADAIFMMRLFQVILSTVTIWLIFLTGKNIHSETVGLIAASICAVYSLFIFYSSTVLIETTQTFLIALLVCLLSDVKRLEDKKYWLIAGIVLGLAAILRATVLIFLPAILIWSFYYLRSKQITKSFYYKTALFFVIGSLIPIAPITLQNFIAEKDFVLITSNAGINFQMGNNPDATGIYKLPKEFDLSLDLTGKNFAEKQLNKPLTSAEVSSFWMSKGLNYVSTEPVNSISLYFKKILLFFSEDENAQSVIMDMNFIRKNYSTVLKFTLPWFIVIFYLSLFGFTLHPEKKGSYILMTVLLTGYILSSALFFVIGRFRIPVTPIVMVFAAIGIYELINIIRTKNLAILKLPSLLVVILLLLNFAFTPKFTFNDKDDYLFLGNSYFQKKQYDEAMTYFNKALEINPDASTEVLIANTFAATKDVSNAMMHYRRAVDIDSNYVLAYFNVGVLYTQLASFNDAARAFHKTIEIDKNFLAGYKNLAVIYYMMEDYNKSLFYFEHVLKNSKDVEEMKSVNQDIENIKQKLSGSGG is encoded by the coding sequence ATGAAAAAAGACATTAAGAAATCCAATAAGAAAATTAATAAGACTAAATCTGATAAATTTCAATCTGAAAGATCTGTCCCAAAAATAAATCTGCTTTATGTGATTATAGTTGTTGGTTTTCTATTAAGATTAGGTTTATTACTTGAGGTAAATAACTCACCATTCGGGAAAACACTTTTCTCTGATTCACAGATTTATTTTGACAATGCAGCAAAGATGCTGAAGAATGGTTCGTTCTTTGGAGCGGAAGTGTTTTATATGTCACCTTTGTACACATATTTACTTGCACTTCTTCAATATATTTTTGCCGATGCGATTTTTATGATGCGATTGTTTCAGGTCATTTTGAGTACTGTTACGATATGGCTGATCTTTCTTACAGGTAAAAATATTCATTCGGAAACTGTAGGGTTGATAGCCGCATCTATATGCGCTGTGTATTCACTTTTTATTTTTTACAGCAGCACGGTTTTGATTGAAACCACACAGACTTTTCTTATTGCTTTATTGGTCTGTTTATTAAGTGATGTAAAACGATTGGAGGACAAAAAGTATTGGCTTATTGCGGGCATTGTTTTGGGGCTCGCGGCAATTCTTCGCGCGACAGTTTTGATTTTCTTGCCGGCTATTTTGATCTGGTCATTTTACTATTTAAGATCAAAGCAGATTACAAAAAGTTTTTATTATAAGACTGCTCTGTTTTTTGTTATCGGTAGTTTAATTCCTATAGCACCCATAACGTTACAGAATTTTATTGCAGAAAAAGATTTTGTACTTATTACTTCCAATGCAGGGATCAATTTTCAAATGGGGAACAATCCGGATGCGACAGGTATTTACAAGCTGCCCAAGGAATTTGATTTATCACTTGACCTGACCGGGAAAAACTTTGCAGAAAAACAGCTCAATAAACCACTTACCTCTGCTGAAGTTTCATCTTTCTGGATGTCAAAGGGATTGAATTATGTAAGCACTGAGCCGGTAAATTCAATCAGTCTTTACTTTAAAAAAATATTATTATTTTTTAGTGAAGATGAAAACGCACAATCTGTGATCATGGATATGAATTTTATCCGTAAAAATTATTCGACAGTATTAAAATTTACATTGCCATGGTTTATCGTAATCTTCTATCTCTCTCTTTTTGGTTTTACACTTCATCCGGAGAAAAAAGGAAGCTACATCCTAATGACTGTTTTGCTCACAGGCTACATACTTAGCAGTGCGTTGTTTTTTGTTATCGGCAGGTTCAGAATTCCAGTCACACCTATTGTAATGGTTTTCGCCGCCATTGGAATTTATGAACTGATAAATATTATCCGCACAAAGAATTTAGCTATTCTCAAACTACCCTCTCTCTTAGTAGTAATTCTACTATTGCTTAATTTTGCATTTACGCCAAAATTTACTTTTAATGATAAAGATGATTATCTCTTTTTGGGTAATTCATATTTTCAGAAAAAGCAGTACGATGAGGCAATGACATATTTTAACAAAGCTCTGGAAATTAATCCTGATGCATCTACAGAAGTGCTGATTGCAAATACATTTGCTGCTACAAAAGATGTCAGTAATGCGATGATGCATTACAGGCGGGCAGTAGATATCGATTCAAATTATGTGCTTGCATATTTTAATGTAGGGGTATTGTATACGCAGCTTGCATCATTTAATGACGCCGCAAGAGCATTTCACAAAACGATTGAAATAGATAAAAATTTTTTAGCTGGTTATAAAAACCTTGCAGTGATTTATTATATGATGGAAGATTATAATAAATCTTTATTTTATTTTGAGCATGTATTAAAAAACAGTAAAGATGTTGAAGAAATGAAATCGGTAAATCAGGATATAGAAAATATAAAACAAAAACTATCAGGCTCAGGCGGTTGA
- a CDS encoding threonylcarbamoyl-AMP synthase, which translates to MLQTKIIKLINTDTRIDEAVQKARTLYFEGQVFIYPTDTIYGLGGNPFNDEVVGRINEIKGRSNDKKYILLIGSIEQLQKYIELNSENHLDFLISIWPNPVSVVLKLNSKTRELLQSDTAAFRVPNSRFCLKLLNEIQMPLISTSVNRANRESLLQPSVIEEEFGHEVEYMFFTKRKSYYVASTLIDLTGSEPVLLREGKIQFDDIIKKFR; encoded by the coding sequence TTGTTACAGACTAAAATTATTAAACTTATAAACACAGACACCAGGATTGATGAAGCTGTTCAAAAAGCACGGACACTTTATTTTGAGGGACAGGTATTTATTTATCCGACAGATACGATTTACGGTTTGGGCGGTAATCCTTTTAACGATGAAGTTGTCGGCAGAATAAACGAAATCAAAGGACGCTCAAATGATAAAAAATATATTTTGCTTATCGGTTCAATCGAACAATTGCAAAAGTATATTGAATTGAATTCTGAAAATCATCTTGATTTTCTTATATCAATATGGCCTAACCCTGTGTCCGTTGTTCTCAAACTTAATTCCAAAACGCGGGAACTGCTTCAGTCAGATACCGCTGCATTCAGAGTACCAAACAGCAGGTTTTGCCTGAAACTCCTGAACGAGATTCAGATGCCTTTGATATCTACCAGTGTTAACAGGGCGAATAGAGAATCGTTGCTGCAGCCAAGTGTAATCGAAGAGGAATTTGGACATGAAGTTGAGTACATGTTCTTTACAAAAAGAAAGTCGTACTATGTAGCTTCAACTCTTATTGATCTAACTGGGAGTGAGCCAGTTTTGTTAAGAGAAGGTAAGATTCAGTTTGATGATATAATTAAAAAATTCAGATGA
- a CDS encoding M23 family metallopeptidase produces the protein MGKISENRFVKSLRQKYSKIKNYSFLIVPHDSSSEMKSYKLSTRNVVLAFLMYSFIGSVVGFIFYSVTGLGDYILPPRNAGVLRAEERVLVDKINLLLLELEGMKTANERLKRAVSLGDSTLFKDEVKPEKKEEKKNPADGSILYIFRKLFLGERDSVPKNPYFSKPVNGFISRDFNPDIGHMGVDFVVKSGTPVYSAGNGFIVFADFTSDDGFTIIIAHPDNFISFYKHCSVILKKERDNVLQGELIALSGNSGQITTGPHLHFELWKNGLPVNPGGYLINY, from the coding sequence ATGGGAAAAATTTCAGAAAACCGGTTTGTTAAAAGTTTACGTCAGAAGTATTCAAAAATAAAAAATTATTCATTCCTGATTGTACCACATGATTCCTCTTCAGAAATGAAATCCTACAAACTCTCAACACGCAATGTGGTTTTAGCTTTTCTCATGTATAGCTTTATTGGTTCTGTTGTTGGATTTATATTTTACTCAGTGACCGGTTTGGGTGATTATATTTTGCCGCCACGCAATGCAGGCGTTCTTCGTGCAGAAGAGAGAGTTCTGGTTGATAAAATAAATCTTTTACTACTGGAACTCGAAGGAATGAAGACTGCAAATGAAAGATTAAAACGTGCTGTATCTCTCGGAGATTCAACTCTATTTAAAGATGAAGTAAAACCCGAAAAGAAAGAGGAGAAAAAAAATCCGGCAGATGGAAGTATTCTTTACATCTTTAGAAAACTTTTCTTAGGTGAACGCGATAGTGTCCCTAAAAATCCTTATTTTTCAAAACCTGTGAACGGATTTATTAGCAGGGATTTTAATCCGGATATCGGTCATATGGGTGTGGATTTTGTAGTGAAATCCGGGACACCCGTTTACAGTGCAGGAAATGGATTCATAGTATTTGCTGACTTTACAAGCGATGATGGATTTACGATCATCATTGCTCATCCGGATAATTTTATTTCATTCTATAAACATTGCTCTGTTATTTTGAAAAAAGAAAGAGATAATGTCTTGCAAGGAGAGTTGATAGCTCTCAGCGGTAATTCAGGTCAGATAACTACCGGACCTCATTTGCATTTTGAACTTTGGAAAAACGGACTACCTGTAAATCCCGGGGGATATTTAATTAACTATTAA
- a CDS encoding polymer-forming cytoskeletal protein — MKTRNNDMGKDEVTIISSGVIIDGKLSSNGNVRVDGVVKGDVRADGNVTVGENGEINGEITAEVVTVGGKVTGTVMGKEKIVLEAKANLKGDIVTKILVVEAGAKFDGNSNMSSGNISLPKFNEPVNPQNK, encoded by the coding sequence TTGAAAACAAGGAATAATGATATGGGAAAAGATGAAGTAACCATAATCAGTTCAGGGGTGATAATTGATGGTAAACTATCAAGCAATGGTAATGTAAGGGTTGATGGTGTTGTAAAAGGCGATGTTAGAGCTGATGGGAATGTCACCGTTGGTGAGAATGGTGAAATAAACGGAGAAATTACTGCAGAAGTTGTTACAGTTGGTGGGAAAGTCACCGGAACGGTAATGGGGAAAGAAAAAATCGTTCTTGAAGCCAAAGCAAATTTAAAAGGTGATATAGTAACTAAAATTCTGGTTGTTGAAGCCGGAGCCAAATTCGATGGCAACAGCAATATGAGTTCCGGTAACATATCATTACCTAAATTTAATGAACCGGTTAATCCACAGAACAAGTGA
- a CDS encoding AtpZ/AtpI family protein — MSDKGKDTSDLSRTYREIAPYIGLGTQLAVTVTAMVFLGIWLDGELNTNPVLTIVGSFIGVAAGMYHFIKSVTKSGQ, encoded by the coding sequence GTGAGTGACAAAGGTAAAGATACTTCTGATCTGAGCCGGACTTACAGAGAAATTGCACCGTACATAGGATTAGGAACTCAATTAGCTGTGACTGTCACTGCTATGGTCTTTCTGGGTATTTGGCTTGATGGTGAGTTAAATACAAATCCGGTTCTGACAATTGTAGGATCTTTCATTGGGGTAGCCGCGGGGATGTATCATTTCATTAAGTCAGTTACAAAAAGTGGTCAATGA
- the atpB gene encoding F0F1 ATP synthase subunit A, with translation MFSGNLSDTLAVADTLKHSGGNDSGWILHHIMDGRTLDFLPIGEIHIPQLPLVFGIDITPTKHVIFMWLAALLVLVIFSIVAGKYKKSLVPKGIANFFEILVVFVRDEIARPTIGHHYNKFLPYLLTVFFFILFGNFLGLIPFSATFTSNIAVTASLAIITFVVTQFGGMKSNGVFGYLKGLVPHGIPSWMLIIMIPVEILGLFTKPFALAIRLFANMIAGHTVILALIGLIFFMQTVFVAPVSIGFALFIYLLEILVALIQAYIFTMLSSLFIGMAVHQEH, from the coding sequence ATGTTTTCTGGAAACCTAAGTGATACTTTGGCCGTTGCCGATACACTGAAGCATTCAGGTGGAAATGATAGCGGCTGGATTTTACATCATATAATGGATGGCAGAACGCTGGATTTTTTACCAATCGGTGAAATACATATTCCACAACTCCCGCTTGTCTTTGGGATAGATATAACCCCAACAAAGCATGTAATCTTTATGTGGCTTGCTGCGCTGTTGGTGTTAGTTATTTTTTCAATTGTTGCCGGGAAATATAAAAAATCTTTGGTGCCAAAAGGGATTGCAAACTTCTTTGAAATACTTGTTGTGTTTGTTAGGGATGAAATTGCCAGACCAACGATCGGTCATCATTACAATAAATTTTTACCGTACCTGTTAACTGTTTTTTTCTTTATCCTGTTCGGAAACTTTTTAGGATTAATCCCCTTCTCAGCAACGTTTACAAGTAATATTGCGGTAACTGCATCTTTAGCTATTATAACATTTGTTGTTACACAATTTGGCGGTATGAAAAGCAATGGAGTTTTTGGTTACTTGAAAGGACTGGTGCCTCATGGAATTCCGTCCTGGATGTTAATAATAATGATACCGGTTGAGATTTTAGGATTATTCACCAAACCGTTTGCTTTGGCAATAAGGCTTTTTGCGAATATGATCGCTGGTCATACAGTTATTCTTGCATTGATAGGTTTAATATTTTTTATGCAGACTGTTTTTGTAGCGCCGGTTTCAATTGGTTTTGCGCTATTTATTTACCTACTTGAAATTCTTGTTGCCTTAATTCAGGCTTATATTTTTACAATGCTGTCATCACTATTTATCGGTATGGCAGTTCACCAGGAACATTAA
- the atpE gene encoding ATP synthase F0 subunit C translates to MDLAWLAAGIGAGLTVIGGGLGIGKLASSAMEASGRQPEAAGAIRTSMIIAAALIEGMSFFGLVICILLALKA, encoded by the coding sequence ATGGATTTAGCATGGTTGGCAGCCGGTATAGGTGCAGGCTTAACAGTAATCGGTGGCGGACTTGGTATTGGTAAACTTGCAAGTTCAGCAATGGAAGCCAGTGGAAGACAGCCAGAAGCAGCAGGTGCTATCAGAACATCAATGATTATTGCAGCAGCGCTTATCGAAGGTATGTCCTTCTTCGGATTAGTTATTTGTATTTTACTCGCTCTTAAAGCTTAA
- the atpF gene encoding F0F1 ATP synthase subunit B, translating into MLAGITLGVLAASPEGGGTLLDVNPGLIIWTVITFVLLLLILKKVAWKPILTALDQRENAIKESLEKAEKAKDEAKKILDENSANLAKAEEESRKIIEQSRMFAEKLKEQMLHDSKEQAKKILDDATAEIERKKDAAFDELKTQVAQIAVNAAEKILKTNLDAEKNKKLADSYISEITKN; encoded by the coding sequence ATGCTTGCAGGTATTACGCTTGGTGTTTTAGCAGCCAGCCCCGAAGGAGGAGGAACTTTACTTGATGTAAATCCTGGTCTGATTATCTGGACTGTAATTACATTTGTTCTGCTTCTTTTGATTCTTAAAAAAGTTGCATGGAAACCTATTCTCACTGCACTCGATCAGCGTGAAAATGCAATTAAGGAATCACTTGAGAAAGCAGAAAAAGCAAAAGATGAAGCCAAAAAAATCCTTGATGAAAATTCAGCAAATCTTGCTAAAGCTGAAGAAGAATCAAGAAAGATAATTGAACAAAGCAGAATGTTCGCAGAAAAATTAAAAGAACAAATGCTTCACGATAGTAAGGAACAGGCTAAAAAAATTCTTGATGATGCGACTGCAGAAATTGAGCGGAAAAAAGATGCTGCTTTCGATGAACTTAAAACGCAGGTAGCGCAGATTGCCGTTAATGCTGCGGAGAAGATACTCAAGACAAATCTTGATGCTGAAAAGAACAAGAAACTTGCTGATAGTTATATAAGTGAAATAACAAAGAATTAA
- the atpH gene encoding ATP synthase F1 subunit delta — MADHKVSIRYASSLLETSLEKRSLDIVYTDVDLIYKALKSSNELKRLLASPVIKAEAKAGILKEIFAGKVSSETTNFLNFVVEKNRIDLLQSIIEKFFELRNEKLGLVEVEIKTAFEFTREQTDQLKKNLEHLTGKKVVLNFVLDTNVIGGFIARVGDSVYDASIQHQLDLLKKKFLQGGPALN, encoded by the coding sequence ATGGCTGATCACAAAGTATCAATAAGATATGCTTCATCTCTGCTTGAAACCTCGCTCGAAAAGAGGTCGCTGGATATAGTATATACTGATGTTGACCTGATTTACAAAGCTCTTAAATCAAGTAATGAACTTAAAAGATTGTTGGCAAGTCCGGTAATTAAAGCGGAAGCTAAAGCTGGTATTCTCAAAGAAATCTTTGCAGGAAAAGTCAGTTCTGAAACAACAAACTTCCTGAACTTTGTAGTTGAAAAAAATCGTATTGATCTTTTGCAAAGTATAATCGAAAAGTTTTTTGAATTAAGGAATGAAAAACTTGGTTTAGTCGAAGTCGAAATCAAAACTGCATTTGAGTTTACACGTGAGCAAACAGATCAATTGAAAAAAAATCTGGAACATCTAACAGGGAAAAAAGTAGTTTTGAATTTTGTGCTGGATACTAATGTTATTGGCGGATTTATTGCAAGGGTTGGTGATTCGGTTTATGATGCCTCAATTCAACATCAACTTGATTTATTAAAGAAAAAATTTTTGCAGGGCGGACCTGCTTTGAACTAA